The DNA sequence TTAGTCAAAACACCAAGgagaagaaaggagaaaaaCGTGCAGAAGCAAATGTAATAATCCCAGCCAAACACAAGAAAAGTAGACTTTGTCCAGCTCCTCAGACTAGTCTTATCTGCTGCAGTTTGCAAAGAAAACCCAGTTGTTGAGAACGGAGACAGATCAGTGAGTAACTGCCCTTTTGGGGATAGCAAATAAGGATTTAGGTTCCAACTTCCTGTTGAGTGAGGATGGATAAGCCTATAAAAAAGAAGACAAGTTGGAGCAGCTCTGAAATTTTGTTAAACATGCtcaaactgtttttaaagatttcaaTGAGATTGTTAAATCTGTGATGTTTATTGAACATTCTTCACCCAAGCAAACACTATTGAAGGTTTTGGGTGTTCAGGCTAAGATGTCAATATGCTGCTTTAATGGAGTTTAGGAATTGATATATATGCCAACATATCTATTAATGTTTTGGTGGGTTTGACCAttttcaaaaatctgtttttgttgtactgaaaatacagaaacacGTCCTCACCTTGCAaacttaattttgtttaagccaACTTTTATACCTGTTAATTACTGTGTCAGTTTGAGGAGAGCTTGGGGGCGTCGCCAATATAAATGATTTCTGTCATTgatctgtttgtgtttgtgagcCTGCATGTGTGGATGAGTCATGAAATTAAAGACATTTTGAAGCACTTAATATAGTTAAGGAGGGGGGATATGCCTTTTTATAGCCTTTGGATACAAATAACAGgatgttttctgaaaataatttgtaGTTCTTAATTGATTGTGGCTGTGTTTTACTTTCAAAAAGTGAAGAGCATATATTAAATTGTTAAGCACTTATCCATAACTGCTTTGCTGAACAGGTTAGTAAATTAGTAGGTTAGATATAGATTAAAAATCTGGTCTTTTGTGGACTGTGTACATATAAAAGGTTTCAGTTTGTCCTGTTCTTCAAGATGACCAGTCAGGCCCCATTACAAAAAGCTGTATCTTCTGTTTCAGGAAACATGGCTGTTCGTGCTGGTGTCCATTCTGCACACTACCAATTCCTTCTATGTGCCTGGAGTTGCGCCAATAAACTTCCACCAGAATGATGTTGTGGAAATCAAGGTAAACTGTTAAACTTTCGAATAAGAAGGCAAAAGGGAATAATCTTCATTTCCGACAGTTTAACCCTGAAGATGGCCTTGGTGTTGTAAAGTTGTCACAGTGAGCGCCGTGTTCCCTCATTCTGTGTGTTTCCTTGGGATTTGGCTGGCGTGTAAACAGGACTCATGGCTCTTTCTTTCCGGTGTCCGCAGGCTGTTAAACTGACGAGCTCCCATACCCAGCTGCCATACGAGTATTACTCCCTGCCATTCTGCCGGCCGGACAAAGTCGTTTACAAGGCCGAAAATCTGGGTGAGTTCGTTTGTGTGCAGGCACACCCGGGGAGACGCAGCCCATGCCAGGTTGTCCATGGTGATTGCAGCTGTTGCCCTGCAATATACTGGCCCAGGATTGCGCTCCATGAGTTATTTTATAGAGATTTCTCCGAACTATCCAAACATCTTTTGAGTACTCTAGCAGAAATCCTGAAAACCTTCTGCAACAGAATTGTTAAGTTAAAAGGGCATGTCAATAACCCTGATCAAGGTAAAAGAGCTGCATTGTGTTTTTGACATGCTGGGTCATTTCTTAAATTACCGTGTTATTATTAGCATGCAGTGAAAGTTCCGTTTCTTGGCACATGGGTATCGGTACTGAGCTCGTGCTGGTTTTCTTTTGCTCTGGCAAGTTTCCGCTTCACACCTTACAATTCCTCTCTTAACTGCTCAGCTGAGTGACTTGTTAATAAAACTGGAAACAGCCAGCTCGCAAGCACCGTGTGACGGACGGGGCGCCGTGTAAGGCTTTTCacgagaggtgaggagagaagGTGCGTCCCGCACTCTGCAGTGTTGTCCTGAGAGCGGGTTGGTTTCAGCGCCAGTCGGGCTCTACGGTGCTAAGGGTGGCTGTTTCACACAGGGGAGGTGCTGAGAGGGGACCGCATTGTCAACACCCCCTTCGAAGTTCGCATGACCAGCGAGAAGAAGTGTGAAGTTCTGTGTGACAGACCCAAAAAGCCTTTGAAGCTTTCCGTAGAGGAAAGCAAGCTGATGGCGGAGCGCATCAAGGAGGAGTACTACGTCCATCTGTAAGTAAGAAAGCTGTGATTGCTACCCTGCTGGCCCTCGATGTCTCACTAGGGAGGAGAAGATAGTTCCACTGTGCCAGCACTTGTAGCAAAACTTCTGTCTTTGGCAGTGGAGGCATTTTAAATTGAGCTCGTCTTTAAAGTGCTGCTGCAGCTTAAGAGAGCACTGACATCTGTCCTTCACTCTGAAGATCATGCCTGTTCAGTGTTGCAGCTTTCAGACATGTTTGTATGAATCAGTGTGTGTGGTTATTTGGGCCCATTGCACAGAACCTGTTGCCTTCATTCCCTCTTACCCCTCTGTCAATGGCATGGTGCTGTTCTCCTTCAGCTGGTTTGCTCTGTTGCGCTGTTCCAGCATCGCAGATAACCTGCCAGTGGCCACACGACTGGAGGCCTTTGCAGAGGGGGAAGGTGATGAAGAGCAGAAGAAGGACACGCAGAAAGATGTGCAGTTCGAGCATGGCTACAGGCTGGGCTTCACACAGAAAGGCAGAGTACGTGTCTGGGGCTGCAAAATGTATCATCTGCGTTAATTGTATTCCCTTGTGTCTGAAAATCATTATTACCTACTCAGAGCTACAGgacatgcatttaaaacaaatgtactaAGTGCAAGACTGCAACTTTTAAGCCTGTTTTGATAAGACAGCTGGAAAGTTTACGTTGTGCTCCAGCACAGGCTTTGCATACTTAACTGAACTTCTTTCATTGCCTATCCCTAGTTTAAATTTTTAGAGCCTGTGTTTAAAACACCCACCTTTATTTTTCACTTCATGTTGTGTAAACCCTTTGCTCGGCAGATGCCTAGGTTTGTGAAAGCCCTGCGCAGTCACATGGCACTAGTACAGGAACCCAGAGTGTTAAACTGCAACCACTGCGACAGATTCTTATCTCTGAGCTGTCCACATTCTTTCAGTTCTTCCTGCACAACCACCTGTCCTTCGTCCTGTATTACCACAAAGAGAAggtggaggaggaagaggagcccAATTTCAGAGTGGTGCGCTTCGAGGTCATCCCCCAGAGTGTCGCCCTGGAAGGTAGACTCTCCTGCGCAAGTGACTGCTTCTCCTGCTGCTagcacaaaagcaaaagaaattcTGTCACTTGCCAGTCACGTTTGCGTTTACTGCAAATGTTTTGCAAGGTTTTTTGCTACAAAAATGATAGTAATAGAAATAGACATTAAAAAATAGGTTAAAgtgtaaaatgcatttaaactttgtgtagaggttttgtttttctgcgcATGATCTATTTCTTCAACTCCTGTTTCTGAAATTCTACCATACAATCTTTCCGTCACCTTCTTTGTGTTCCTCTTGTTTTTACTGCAAGTCCACGCCCTTAACCACATTGCAGGGTCCATATGGCATTGCTGTAATGCCACAGTCCTATGTGTGTGACCACCCTAGTAATAAACTGCACTTgctgttgaaaaaaatacaataaattgtaaGAGTGTTTCAGCTATGGCCTTTTTAACTATCCACACGATCTGCTGCTGTCGCACAGACACAGCAGTAACAATGACAGCATTAGTTGTGCTGTGGTCCACTGAGCACCTGTTCAGGCTGTTTTAGTAGACtaaaaaactaaacagaatTAGTCATTGTACCCGATGCTAGTTCTGCATAGGATAAGCTAGTGCTGTTATTGCTAGGTTTTATACCTGAAGAGTCTCAGAGTAGTAGACATGATTGGACTCCGTCTTGTCCTCTTCAGACCTGAAGACAGATGACAAAGGTACCTGCACTCTGCCTGAGACCAGTGGCAATGGTTTTGCTGCCCAGGTGATAGACCCTGCGAAGGAGAATGAGGTTCTCTTCACTTACTCTGTCCACTGGGAGGTAAGAGGGCCGCCGAAACACATTGAACACTGATCAAGCTGAGGGAACATGATTCCTCGAAATTCCTTCAAGGAACATGATTCCTTGAAGTCTTTATAATCTATGTTTTTCTGTCGTGGCACTTCTCTGAACTCATCGGCAGGCAGTACTGATCAAATGTTCCAGCTGAGGCAAAAATCACTATTTGCAGCTCAAATGTGACCAATCCTATTAAGTTTGTGAGTTAAAGCTGCATCAGCGGCCTCCTCTGCACACCTCTGGGCAATTTCTCAAACATTAttatatcagttttaaaaaggtTGAGTTTGCCATGAACTGAGTCTTCCTGCCTTGGGCTGTTCTCAGCAGGGGTTGTGAATCTGTGACCTCAACCTCAAAAGAGGCTGCCTCTGCACAAGATTAGTTGGACTGGAAAATAACTATTAACAGgcatatcatatatatatatgctgtcAGTATTAAAATAGCAAAAATGCAGATTTAAACTGCTTTGTAAGAGAAGCATTTCAGAGACTAAACCGTGATGGTGCCCCTGCTTCTCTTGGTCATGTTACAACACACCAGGTCTTCTTCTGTCTTGTGCTCCACAGGAGAGTTCTGTGAAATGGGCCTCTCGCTGGGACACTTACCTCACCATGAGTGATGTTCAAATTCACTGGTTCTCTATCGTTAACTCTGTTGTCGTCGTCTTCTTCCTGTCAGGTAAAGGGCGGCGTTGTCTGTTACTTTTACTGTTAAATGGCTGTCCATTGAATATGAAATTTTATAGAGAAAAAAATTCAGGGTATCATACCCAATATAGTGCTGCACCTTTCTGGTTTTTCTTCATTATCCCAAGTCTCTCAAACTCATGGCATATTGTACCGTGCACATGTGTACCTTTTTCTCTGATGGGGTGACATCAGTCAATGTAAAATTACCTTCTGCTACACGGATTACGCCTGTGATTTGCAGCAGTCAGCAGTTCACTTCCCTGTTTTCCAGTGGTCCATACTTTGATTTGGTACAGAGAGGGCTGGAAGTGAATTGGCCAGGCCACTGGTCAGATGGGTTGGCCACTGAACATATTTTGTCACACCTTAAAATCCACTGGCCTGATGCATCTCTCAAGATGtcttttaatgtaataaaattaTACTGTTTCTCACACGAAAggaagaggaaaacaaaaatacttaaatatcTGAGAATTAATCATCTGCATTTGAGATTCCTAATGACTGCACTAGACTTGGAGTGATAGAAATCCTCCTACCCACAAAAACGCCAGAATGTTGGGTTGTTCCCTTCTCATATTCCAGGGATTACAAAACAACTGCAGTTCTGTAGTCATGTTGCATGATCATTTcatagtattattattttatacactCTACATCTAATTCAGACTATTTTGCATGCAAGACTATGCGCTACCATTTAGTCAATAATAGCAATGTCAGTGCCTCATTTTGCTAAGCTTGTGGGTTATAGCAGTAGTCACTAAGAATGCATGGCTTTACCTTGTACAGTACGAGGAAGAACATGGGCTGCCTCTGGAATTAATGCTCTGGTCGCTCAAGATTTGTTTTACTTACAGACAGTGAACATTAATTGCCATTCGGTAAATGTCACAGAATATTTTGAATAACTGGATCTTAAATTTATTGTGCAAATAATTTATTCATATCCGTGCTTCCGATGTCAAAAGGgctttggaaaataaattaatgcgataataactttgttttttcaGGCATTCTGAGCATGATCATCATCCGAACTTTGAGGAAGGACATTGCTAATTACAACAAAGAAGATGACATTGTAAGTAATATCAAGTGTGGGAGACTTTAGTGAAAACCTTTCCTGTCCTTTTGTTTTCGTGTGTTGTGTTTATTAGAGAAAGTGACCCTTGATGAGATTGCACAAGACATAGAGATTAAAGCTGTTCCAACAATTTTCTgatcagtttattgtcatttcCTTCTTCATGgtaattttacttttacttatCCCTCTCAGGAGGACACAATGGAAGAATCAGGCTGGAAGAATGTTCATGGTGACGTGTTCCGCCCACCCCAGTATCCCATGATCCTCAGCTCTATGTTAGGTTCTGGCATTCAGCTCTTCTGTATGGTGCTGATAGTAATCAGTGAGTATTCTGGCACAGTAATGAGATTTAATGGTTGAATCCTTGGCAGCTACTGctgtttctgattttctttcAAATGCAAAGTAGGATCACCATTACACTTTGTAGGCTGGTCTAAAAAGTGCATGGATAGATGCACTTTAAAAACAGTTGCATTAGCATTGACAAAGGCTCCTGGACCTCAAAACGACATAACTTGGTCTAATTGTCATGCAAGAGCTCACTTGGATCTGTTGTTTTTCTAGTTGTTGCCATGTTGGGGATGCTGTCGCCATCGAGCAGAGGAGCCCTGATGACAACAGCCTGCTTCTTGTTCATGTTCATGGGGTAGGCACCTCACTCTTACAATGACAATCCACGGCCTGCAAGTGCCTCACTGATTCTCAGTTGGTATTGTCTCTACCCTGACTAACCCTGTCAGGCTCTTGTGGACTGTGGCCTTCTGAGTGTGACTTTGATTATGGTTCTGTCCCCCCTGGTAGTGTGTTTGGAGGGTATTTCGCTGGCCGGCTGTACCGCACTCTGAAGGGGCACAGGTGGAGGAAAGGAGCTTTCTGCGTGAGTAACAGTCACCATTGAAATGGGGCCTTTATTATTGCTAAAGTATGCCATGTTATGAATTTGGAAATACGTTAATATGAGTCTTTCATGAATACGCTAGTGTCAGCGGCACAGATTCTTGTCCCAGTTGTTCCTCAGACTCCAGTTACGATTATCTCAGGATGATTTAGGTGAGCAAGACTCAGACTATTGCTGAAGCGTGTTTGTTTTTCCTACACCTTTCAGACTGCTACCTTGTACCCTGCTGTCGTGTTTGGGATCTGTTTTATCCTGAACTGTTTCATCTGGGGAGAGCACTCCTCTGGGGCGGTAAGGCCATGTGGAACGAGGTCTAGTGTATTTGACTTTTTACATAAGTACATAAGACAGGGCACAAAGGAGAGGGGGCCATATGGCCCATCTAGCCTTTTTGGTAGATAGTACCTAATTGATcccagcttcaacagcatgactCCCAccagcctttttttctttttttcttttcattagcACATGCCCTTAGAATTTCTAccaaacattttacaaatttacagatatagtagttcaggtgggtaactgcatcagcatgcgtaggctgcaaaggaacaagtaataggtttatttcatgctgaaaaaaagaaagaaaacacaacctctcacctctttattattattattattattattattattattattattattattattattattattactggctAATTGACATGCTCAAGCCTTGGTGGTGTCCAAGACGCCTCAAGAGTGcccttgagatttttttttttttagtccagccttttgttttagaaatcttTAAGATCTTGTAAGTTGTCTGCTGTGTCCACTGATGTTGCACTGAcggtgctgtgtgtctgctgGAAGGTGCCGTTTGTGACCATGGTGGCCCTGTTGTGCATGTGGTTTGGAATCTCCATGCCGCTGGTCTACCTGGGATACTACTTCGGATTCCGGAAGCAGCCCTACGATAACCCCGTGCGCACCAACCAGATCCCCCGACAGATCCCCGAACAGAGGTGGTACATGAACAAGTTCGTTGGGTAAGGTTAATTTAGTCACCCACCGCATGTTTCAGTCTTCAATTTGTCAGTTTGTTTCGGTGTTTAATTTTcggctttgtttttgttccagaaGCTTAGAATCTGTAGTGTTGACGTCATTACTTACTTGGCTTGAATCTGTTAGGGATAGGATCCATCCAGCTTTGGGAAATATGTGAACAGTAACATTTAAACAGGGTCATTGTATTCGATAAGTTTCTTGTCACCCGGTTCCAAAGCTTTGCTTTTTATTGGTTTTTTTAGAATTCTTATGGCTGGGATTCTGCCTTTCGGTGCAATGTTCATAGAGCTCTTCTTCATCTTCAGTGTAAGTCGGCCTGGATTTTACAACGGACTGTTGGAAAGATTCAGCTCCATTTACAACTCATACCTCAAATGGATATTAAAATGA is a window from the Lepisosteus oculatus isolate fLepOcu1 chromosome 16, fLepOcu1.hap2, whole genome shotgun sequence genome containing:
- the tm9sf4 gene encoding transmembrane 9 superfamily member 4; amino-acid sequence: MTRVFKMAAAMETWLFVLVSILHTTNSFYVPGVAPINFHQNDVVEIKAVKLTSSHTQLPYEYYSLPFCRPDKVVYKAENLGEVLRGDRIVNTPFEVRMTSEKKCEVLCDRPKKPLKLSVEESKLMAERIKEEYYVHLIADNLPVATRLEAFAEGEGDEEQKKDTQKDVQFEHGYRLGFTQKGRFFLHNHLSFVLYYHKEKVEEEEEPNFRVVRFEVIPQSVALEDLKTDDKGTCTLPETSGNGFAAQVIDPAKENEVLFTYSVHWEESSVKWASRWDTYLTMSDVQIHWFSIVNSVVVVFFLSGILSMIIIRTLRKDIANYNKEDDIEDTMEESGWKNVHGDVFRPPQYPMILSSMLGSGIQLFCMVLIVIIVAMLGMLSPSSRGALMTTACFLFMFMGVFGGYFAGRLYRTLKGHRWRKGAFCTATLYPAVVFGICFILNCFIWGEHSSGAVPFVTMVALLCMWFGISMPLVYLGYYFGFRKQPYDNPVRTNQIPRQIPEQRWYMNKFVGILMAGILPFGAMFIELFFIFSAIWENQFYYLFGFLFLVFIILVVSCSQISIVMVYFQLCAEDYRWWWRTFLVSGGSAFYVLIYAIFYFVNKLDIVEFIPSLLYFGYTTLMVLSFWLLTGTIGFYAAYMFIRKIYAAVKID